Proteins from a single region of Acidovorax sp. NCPPB 3576:
- a CDS encoding acyl-CoA thioesterase, whose protein sequence is MTSDLHPLDDALALEPTGIHQYTGRTTPAYWNMVGPFGGATAAVLLQAVLQHPDRLGEPLSLTVNYAGAVAQGDFTVHATPVRTNRSTQHWTLSIVQPGADGEWVTTTTGTAVTAARRETWSLADTPMPKAPGPDALEPLAKGLGVAWLDRYELRPVAGALPQRWDGSGDSSLSQLWMRDAPARPIDFCALAALADVFFPRVWLRRAHRVPAGTVSLTVYFHASRAQLEATGTGFLLGQARAQEFRNGFFDQTAQLWSEAGTMLASSHQIVYYKE, encoded by the coding sequence ATGACATCCGATCTCCATCCCCTGGACGATGCGCTGGCGCTGGAGCCCACCGGCATCCACCAGTACACCGGCCGAACCACGCCCGCCTACTGGAACATGGTCGGCCCGTTCGGCGGCGCTACGGCCGCGGTGCTGTTGCAGGCGGTACTGCAGCATCCCGACCGCCTAGGCGAGCCGCTGTCGCTCACCGTCAACTACGCGGGAGCGGTGGCGCAGGGGGATTTCACGGTGCACGCCACGCCGGTGCGCACCAATCGGTCCACGCAGCACTGGACGCTGTCCATCGTGCAGCCTGGCGCCGACGGCGAATGGGTCACCACCACCACGGGCACCGCCGTGACCGCCGCGCGCCGCGAAACCTGGAGCCTGGCCGACACCCCCATGCCGAAGGCCCCCGGCCCCGATGCGCTGGAGCCGCTGGCCAAGGGATTGGGCGTGGCCTGGCTCGACCGCTACGAGCTGCGGCCGGTGGCCGGCGCCTTGCCCCAGCGCTGGGACGGCAGCGGCGACAGCAGCCTTTCGCAGCTGTGGATGCGCGATGCGCCGGCCCGGCCGATCGACTTCTGCGCGCTGGCGGCGCTGGCCGATGTGTTTTTTCCGCGGGTCTGGCTGCGCCGGGCGCATCGGGTGCCGGCGGGCACGGTGTCGCTCACGGTGTATTTCCACGCAAGCCGCGCGCAGTTGGAAGCCACGGGCACGGGCTTTTTGCTGGGCCAGGCGCGTGCGCAGGAATTTCGCAACGGCTTTTTCGACCAGACCGCACAGTTGTGGAGCGAGGCCGGCACCATGCTGGCCAGCAGCCACCAGATCGTTTATTACAAGGAATGA
- a CDS encoding enoyl-CoA hydratase, whose product MTDTPTQDILVHTESGVATITFNRVEKKNSITTAMYAALADALESAAADSAVRVVVLQGDVAIFSAGNDIGDFLNKPPSTQDSPVFRFLRGIATFPKPVIAAVCGPAVGIGTTLLFHCDLVYAGDNAAFSMPFVNLGLCPEAASSLLVPQMMGYHRAAEALLLGEPFMAEAALEVGLVNRVVPPTECNMVAQTQARKLAAKPLSALIETKRLMKKGQTAAVLERMSEEGASFGRMLQEPAAREAFSAFVEKRRPDFSAV is encoded by the coding sequence ATGACCGACACCCCGACCCAGGACATCCTCGTGCACACCGAATCCGGTGTGGCCACCATCACCTTCAACCGCGTGGAGAAAAAGAATTCCATCACCACGGCGATGTACGCGGCGCTGGCCGATGCGCTGGAGTCGGCCGCGGCCGACAGCGCGGTGCGCGTCGTCGTGCTGCAGGGCGACGTGGCCATCTTCAGCGCCGGCAACGACATCGGCGATTTCCTGAACAAGCCGCCGTCCACGCAGGATTCGCCGGTGTTCCGGTTTCTGCGCGGCATCGCCACGTTCCCCAAGCCTGTCATTGCGGCGGTCTGCGGCCCGGCCGTGGGCATCGGCACCACGCTGCTGTTTCACTGCGATCTGGTCTATGCGGGCGACAACGCCGCGTTCTCCATGCCGTTCGTCAACCTGGGGCTGTGCCCCGAAGCCGCGTCCAGCCTGCTCGTGCCGCAGATGATGGGCTATCACCGCGCCGCCGAGGCGCTGCTGCTGGGCGAGCCCTTCATGGCCGAGGCGGCGCTGGAGGTCGGCCTGGTCAACCGCGTGGTGCCGCCCACCGAATGCAACATGGTGGCCCAGACCCAGGCGCGCAAGCTGGCCGCCAAGCCGCTGTCCGCCCTCATCGAAACCAAGCGCCTCATGAAGAAAGGCCAGACGGCCGCGGTGCTGGAGCGCATGTCGGAGGAGGGCGCGAGCTTCGGACGCATGCTGCAGGAACCGGCGGCGCGCGAGGCATTCAGTGCCTTCGTCGAGAAACGCCGGCCGGATTTCAGCGCGGTGTAA
- a CDS encoding tripartite tricarboxylate transporter substrate-binding protein, with translation MTPPKTPSTGVVSCVPSRRTFVQWGAALASGALGASAWAQGVPVPAAVPLEGGILKVVVPYAAGGASDRAARLLADALGPRLAVPVVVENRVGAGGRLAVQQLHRDSSGQNQVVLANPATMLVAPLVFKDNGYDPDKDYVALSQITSYQFGLAVSTAVPVKEFAHLHAWMLANQDKLAAGVPATGSLPHFFALMLAEKLSLQLPVVGYRGSAPLLNDLMGGHVPIAVDTLDALEPLHKAGKLRILAVSGEQRSPTLPMVPTFKEAGLGLSALGWNVLYAPAWLPPARARRIADTVTQVMADPALQARFIAADMVPVVSSREQTTKMLSAYKAQWAPVVRHSGFQP, from the coding sequence ATGACCCCTCCCAAAACACCATCGACGGGCGTTGTTTCTTGCGTGCCCTCGCGCCGCACCTTCGTTCAATGGGGCGCGGCGCTCGCCAGCGGCGCGCTGGGTGCTTCCGCCTGGGCCCAAGGGGTGCCTGTACCGGCGGCGGTGCCCCTGGAGGGCGGCATCCTCAAGGTGGTGGTGCCGTACGCGGCCGGAGGCGCGTCCGACCGGGCTGCCCGTCTGCTGGCGGATGCCCTCGGTCCCCGGCTGGCGGTGCCGGTGGTCGTGGAAAACCGTGTGGGCGCCGGCGGACGGCTGGCAGTGCAGCAACTGCACCGCGACAGCTCGGGCCAGAACCAGGTGGTGCTGGCCAACCCGGCCACCATGCTGGTCGCGCCCCTTGTCTTCAAGGACAACGGCTACGACCCCGACAAGGACTATGTGGCCCTCTCCCAGATCACGAGCTACCAGTTCGGCCTGGCCGTGTCCACGGCGGTGCCGGTCAAGGAGTTCGCCCATTTGCACGCCTGGATGCTGGCCAACCAGGACAAGCTCGCGGCCGGCGTGCCGGCCACCGGCAGCCTGCCGCATTTCTTCGCGCTGATGCTGGCCGAGAAGCTCTCCCTGCAACTGCCTGTCGTGGGGTATCGGGGCTCCGCGCCGCTGCTCAACGACCTGATGGGTGGCCATGTGCCGATCGCCGTGGACACGCTGGACGCGCTGGAACCGCTGCACAAGGCCGGCAAGCTGCGCATTCTGGCCGTGTCGGGCGAGCAGCGCTCCCCCACGCTGCCGATGGTGCCCACCTTCAAGGAGGCTGGCCTGGGCTTGTCCGCCCTCGGCTGGAACGTGCTCTACGCACCCGCGTGGCTGCCACCTGCCCGGGCGCGGCGCATCGCCGATACCGTCACGCAGGTCATGGCGGACCCGGCCCTGCAGGCCCGCTTCATTGCGGCCGACATGGTGCCTGTGGTCAGTTCGCGCGAGCAGACCACCAAAATGCTGTCGGCCTACAAAGCGCAATGGGCGCCGGTGGTCCGCCACTCGGGCTTTCAGCCCTGA
- a CDS encoding thioesterase family protein, translating to MNPPPDSDQPQPFEPEFIDGLKDIFEQRIVFNQLLGLKVAHLGAAHVEARIEMKPELVGHYAYNCVHGGVISAGLDAMGGLAVMAAIGARHMDEPPAQRLHRFGKLGTIDLRIDYLRPGIGSHFTLRAEVLRLGSRVASTRMEFFGPDGTLMSAGAAAYIVS from the coding sequence ATGAACCCACCGCCTGATTCCGACCAGCCTCAGCCCTTTGAGCCAGAGTTCATCGATGGCCTGAAAGACATCTTCGAGCAGCGCATCGTCTTCAACCAGTTGCTGGGGCTGAAGGTCGCGCACCTGGGGGCCGCGCATGTAGAGGCGCGCATCGAGATGAAGCCCGAGCTGGTGGGGCACTATGCCTACAACTGCGTGCACGGCGGCGTCATCAGCGCGGGGCTGGATGCCATGGGCGGCCTCGCGGTGATGGCAGCCATCGGCGCCCGCCACATGGACGAGCCGCCCGCGCAGCGCCTGCACCGCTTCGGCAAGCTGGGCACCATCGACCTGCGCATCGACTATCTGCGCCCGGGCATCGGAAGCCACTTCACCCTGCGGGCCGAAGTGCTGCGCCTGGGCTCGCGCGTGGCCAGCACGCGCATGGAGTTTTTCGGACCGGACGGCACGCTCATGTCGGCGGGCGCTGCGGCCTACATCGTGTCGTAG
- a CDS encoding bactofilin family protein, with translation MAVQNPFFGKREPDAFQPRQPSSVLGGASTVVPSGTGAATTASSSAAKPVSSGTATASAVSDGVGSKLTVGPNIKLKGVEITDCDTLVVEGTVEATMDSRVIHIAEQGAFRGSAEIDIAEIHGEFDGTLTVREKLVIYSTGKVTGKIRYGKVVIEEGGQLAGEIFAGTSGPAPRANPVNTNTANARNEAPALAAA, from the coding sequence ATGGCCGTGCAAAACCCCTTCTTCGGTAAGCGTGAACCCGACGCATTCCAGCCTCGCCAACCTTCTTCCGTCCTCGGTGGCGCTTCCACCGTGGTCCCCAGTGGCACGGGAGCCGCCACCACGGCCTCTTCCTCTGCCGCCAAGCCTGTTTCCAGTGGCACGGCGACCGCCAGCGCGGTGTCCGACGGCGTGGGCAGCAAGCTGACGGTGGGCCCGAACATCAAGCTCAAGGGGGTCGAGATCACCGATTGCGACACGCTCGTGGTCGAAGGCACTGTGGAGGCCACGATGGACTCCCGCGTGATCCATATCGCCGAGCAGGGCGCCTTCCGCGGCTCCGCCGAGATCGATATCGCCGAGATCCATGGCGAGTTCGACGGCACGCTCACCGTGCGCGAAAAGCTTGTCATCTACAGCACCGGCAAGGTGACCGGCAAGATCCGCTACGGCAAGGTGGTGATCGAAGAGGGCGGCCAACTGGCTGGCGAAATCTTCGCGGGCACGTCGGGCCCCGCTCCCCGCGCCAACCCGGTGAACACCAACACCGCCAATGCGCGCAACGAAGCGCCTGCACTCGCTGCGGCCTGA
- a CDS encoding acyl-CoA thioesterase — protein sequence MTALPSAALTELPTDKELVLKVIPMPADCNANGDIFGGWVMAQVDLAGSVLPARYVQGRMATVAVNEFVFKQPVRVGDILSFFSAVTRTGRTSVTVEVEVYAERFSAQGRYMKVTEARLTYVAIDAAGRPRPLPTAAAPESGTRPAENV from the coding sequence ATGACCGCTCTTCCCAGTGCTGCCTTGACCGAATTGCCCACCGACAAGGAGTTGGTGCTCAAGGTGATTCCGATGCCGGCCGACTGCAATGCCAACGGCGACATCTTCGGCGGCTGGGTCATGGCCCAGGTGGATCTGGCGGGCTCGGTGCTGCCGGCGCGCTATGTGCAGGGCCGCATGGCGACGGTGGCGGTGAACGAATTCGTGTTCAAGCAGCCCGTTCGCGTGGGGGACATTCTTTCGTTCTTCTCAGCGGTCACGCGCACCGGCCGCACCTCCGTCACGGTGGAGGTCGAGGTGTATGCAGAGCGCTTTTCAGCGCAGGGCCGGTATATGAAGGTCACAGAAGCGCGGCTGACCTATGTGGCCATCGATGCGGCGGGCAGGCCCCGTCCACTGCCGACCGCCGCGGCACCCGAGAGTGGCACACGACCCGCTGAGAACGTGTGA
- a CDS encoding ABCB family ABC transporter ATP-binding protein/permease produces MRPHGESPPPLASRPGAGSRTDWATLGRLVPYLWQYKWRVIAALVFVVGAKVANVGVPLLLKQLIDAMTIAPGDPAAVVVVPIALLLAYGGLRLSTSILTELRELVFAKATQGAARSIALQTFEHLHALSLRFHLERQTGGMTRDIERGVRGIESLISFTLFNIGATLIEVFLVLTVLAVKFDAWFAWITLGALGLYIAFTVLLTEWRTKFRRQANEFDSAAHAKAVDSLLNYETVKYFNNEAFEAQRYDESLQRLRHARLKSQTSLSLLNAGQQLIIATGLVAMLWRAAQGVADGRMTLGDLVMVNAFMIQLYIPLNFLGVIYREIKQSLTDLDKMFTLMDKEREVADAPGSQPLAHLEHPAVRFEDVHFAYESRAGSARPILHGISFEIPSGKTVAVVGPSGSGKSTLARLLFRFYDIQSGRITVAGQDIRAVTQDSLRRAIGIVPQDTVLFNDTIAYNIAYGHPGASQEAVEAAAQAARIHGFIAATPLGYATQVGERGLKLSGGEKQRVAIARTLLKNPPILIFDEATSALDSANERAIQAELKSAARNKTALVIAHRLSTVVDAHEILVMEAGRIVERGTHVALLERSGRYASMWALQQSGEAA; encoded by the coding sequence ATGCGCCCCCACGGCGAATCCCCACCCCCTCTTGCCTCGCGCCCCGGCGCCGGCTCCCGCACCGACTGGGCCACGCTCGGCCGGCTCGTTCCCTATCTCTGGCAATACAAATGGCGGGTGATCGCGGCCCTGGTCTTCGTCGTGGGAGCCAAGGTCGCCAACGTCGGGGTGCCTCTGCTGCTCAAGCAGTTGATCGACGCCATGACGATTGCCCCGGGCGACCCGGCTGCCGTGGTGGTCGTGCCCATCGCCCTGCTGCTGGCCTATGGCGGGCTGCGCCTGTCCACCTCCATCCTGACCGAATTGCGCGAGCTGGTCTTCGCCAAGGCCACGCAGGGCGCGGCGCGCAGCATCGCGTTGCAGACCTTCGAACACCTGCACGCCCTGAGCCTGCGCTTTCACCTGGAGCGGCAGACGGGCGGCATGACGCGCGACATCGAACGCGGTGTGCGCGGCATCGAATCGCTGATCTCTTTCACGCTGTTCAACATCGGCGCCACGCTGATCGAAGTGTTCCTGGTGCTGACCGTGCTGGCCGTCAAGTTCGACGCGTGGTTTGCCTGGATCACGCTGGGCGCCCTGGGGCTGTACATCGCGTTCACGGTGCTGCTGACCGAATGGCGCACGAAGTTCCGCCGGCAGGCCAACGAGTTCGACTCGGCCGCGCATGCCAAGGCGGTGGACTCGCTGCTGAACTACGAAACCGTCAAATACTTCAACAACGAGGCGTTCGAGGCCCAGCGCTACGACGAAAGCCTGCAGCGTCTGCGCCATGCGCGGCTCAAGAGCCAGACCTCGCTGTCGCTGCTGAACGCCGGGCAGCAGCTCATCATCGCCACCGGTCTCGTTGCCATGCTGTGGCGCGCCGCGCAAGGCGTGGCCGATGGCCGCATGACGCTGGGCGATCTGGTCATGGTGAACGCCTTCATGATCCAGCTCTACATTCCGCTCAACTTCCTGGGCGTGATCTACCGCGAGATCAAGCAGAGCCTGACCGACCTCGACAAGATGTTCACGTTGATGGACAAGGAGCGCGAGGTGGCCGATGCGCCCGGTTCCCAGCCGCTGGCCCATCTGGAGCATCCGGCCGTGCGCTTCGAAGACGTGCACTTTGCCTACGAAAGCCGTGCGGGCAGCGCGCGGCCCATCCTGCACGGCATCAGCTTCGAGATTCCGTCCGGAAAGACGGTGGCGGTGGTGGGGCCTTCGGGCTCCGGAAAATCCACGCTGGCGCGCCTGCTCTTTCGCTTCTACGACATCCAGTCGGGCCGCATCACGGTGGCCGGGCAGGACATCCGCGCAGTGACGCAGGACAGTCTGCGGCGCGCCATCGGCATCGTGCCGCAGGACACGGTGCTGTTCAACGACACCATTGCCTACAACATCGCCTATGGCCATCCCGGCGCCAGCCAGGAAGCCGTGGAAGCCGCCGCCCAGGCCGCGCGAATCCATGGCTTCATCGCCGCCACGCCGCTGGGTTACGCCACGCAGGTGGGCGAGCGCGGCTTGAAGCTCTCCGGCGGCGAGAAGCAGCGGGTGGCAATTGCCCGCACGCTGCTGAAGAACCCGCCGATCCTGATCTTCGACGAGGCCACGTCCGCGCTCGACTCGGCCAATGAACGCGCCATCCAGGCCGAGCTGAAAAGTGCGGCGCGCAACAAGACGGCCCTCGTGATCGCACACCGCCTCTCCACGGTGGTGGATGCGCACGAGATTCTGGTGATGGAGGCGGGCCGCATCGTCGAGCGCGGCACGCACGTTGCGCTGCTGGAGCGGAGCGGCCGCTACGCCAGCATGTGGGCGCTGCAGCAAAGTGGAGAGGCCGCTTGA
- a CDS encoding DctP family TRAP transporter solute-binding subunit: MKLRTFLTSAVAAAAALAFAAPALAQNYKSEYRMSLVLGTAFPWGKGGELWASKVRERTQGRINIKLYPGVSLIQGDQTREFSALRQGVIDMAVGSTINWSPQVKPLNLFSLPFLFPDYAAVDAVTQGEVGKSIFQTLDKAGVVPLAWGENGYREISNSKRPIKSPEDLKGLKIRVVGSPLFLDTFTALGANPTQMSWADAQPAMASSAVDGQENPVSVYMAAKLYTVAQKYMTLWGYMNDPLIFVVNKDIWNSWTPADREIVKQAAIDAGKEQIAIARKGMVEADKPLLKEIASHGVTVTQLSPAERESFAKATRPVFDKWKGQIGADLVEQAEKAIAARKP, encoded by the coding sequence ATGAAACTGCGCACCTTCCTCACCAGCGCCGTCGCTGCGGCCGCCGCACTGGCCTTCGCCGCGCCGGCCCTGGCGCAAAACTACAAGAGCGAATACCGCATGTCGCTGGTGCTGGGCACCGCCTTTCCCTGGGGCAAGGGCGGCGAGCTGTGGGCCAGCAAGGTCCGGGAACGCACGCAGGGCCGCATCAACATCAAGCTGTACCCCGGCGTCTCGCTGATCCAGGGCGACCAGACGCGCGAGTTCAGCGCGCTGCGCCAGGGCGTGATCGACATGGCCGTGGGCTCCACCATCAACTGGTCGCCCCAGGTCAAGCCGCTCAACCTGTTCTCGCTGCCCTTCCTCTTTCCGGACTACGCCGCCGTGGATGCCGTGACGCAGGGCGAGGTGGGCAAGAGCATTTTCCAGACGCTGGACAAGGCCGGCGTGGTGCCGCTGGCCTGGGGTGAGAACGGCTACCGCGAAATCTCCAACTCCAAGCGCCCGATCAAGAGCCCCGAAGACCTCAAGGGCCTGAAGATCCGCGTGGTCGGCTCGCCGCTGTTCCTGGACACCTTCACCGCGCTGGGCGCCAATCCCACGCAGATGAGCTGGGCCGACGCCCAGCCCGCCATGGCCAGCAGCGCCGTGGACGGGCAAGAGAACCCGGTGTCGGTCTACATGGCCGCCAAGCTCTACACCGTGGCGCAGAAATACATGACCCTTTGGGGCTACATGAACGACCCGCTGATCTTCGTGGTCAACAAGGACATCTGGAACTCCTGGACGCCCGCCGACCGCGAAATCGTCAAGCAGGCCGCCATCGATGCCGGCAAGGAACAGATCGCCATCGCGCGCAAGGGCATGGTCGAGGCCGACAAGCCCCTGCTCAAGGAGATCGCCAGCCACGGGGTGACGGTGACCCAGCTCAGCCCTGCCGAGCGCGAATCCTTCGCCAAGGCCACGCGCCCGGTGTTCGACAAGTGGAAGGGCCAGATCGGCGCAGACCTGGTGGAGCAGGCCGAAAAGGCGATCGCCGCGCGCAAGCCCTAA
- a CDS encoding TRAP transporter large permease: MIATLLFVAFLAMMFVGVPIGAALGLAGVTAIALANADSQWFGLLAVPQNFYAGLGKYPLLAIPMFVLVGSIFDRSGVALRLVNFAVAIVGRGPGMLPLVAIAVAMFLGGISGSGPANAAAVGGVMIAAMSRAGYPGSFSASVVGAAAATDILIPPSVAFIIYSVLVPGASVPALFAAGMIPGILAGIALIVPAVWLARRHKMGALESSMPRPPFWRSLREAAWGLAAPVLILGGMRAGWFTPTEAAVVAVFYGLFVGMCIHRTIKVRDLFPILREAGELSAVILLVVSLAGIFAFSLSTLGVIDPVAKAIVNSGLGEYGVMALLILLLITVGMFLDGISIFLIFVPLLLPIMQHYQWDPVWFGVILTLKVALGQFTPPLAVNLMVSCRIAGVRMESTVRWVGPMLLAMFVVMVLVIAFPQLALWLPARLGY, encoded by the coding sequence ATGATCGCCACCCTGCTGTTCGTGGCGTTTCTCGCCATGATGTTCGTGGGCGTGCCGATCGGCGCCGCGCTGGGGCTGGCGGGCGTCACGGCCATCGCGCTGGCCAATGCCGACAGCCAATGGTTCGGCCTGCTGGCCGTGCCCCAGAACTTCTACGCCGGCCTGGGCAAGTACCCGCTGCTGGCCATTCCCATGTTCGTGCTCGTGGGCTCGATCTTCGACCGCTCCGGCGTGGCCTTGCGGCTCGTGAACTTCGCGGTGGCCATCGTGGGCCGCGGCCCGGGCATGCTGCCCCTGGTGGCCATCGCCGTGGCGATGTTCCTGGGCGGGATCTCCGGCTCGGGGCCGGCCAATGCGGCAGCGGTGGGCGGCGTGATGATCGCCGCCATGTCCCGCGCGGGCTACCCGGGCTCGTTCTCCGCCAGCGTGGTGGGCGCTGCGGCGGCCACCGACATCCTGATTCCGCCGTCCGTCGCGTTCATCATCTATTCGGTGCTGGTGCCCGGCGCTTCGGTGCCTGCGCTGTTCGCGGCCGGCATGATTCCCGGCATTCTGGCCGGCATCGCGTTGATCGTGCCCGCCGTGTGGCTGGCCCGCCGGCACAAGATGGGCGCGCTCGAATCGTCCATGCCCCGCCCGCCGTTCTGGCGCAGCCTGCGCGAGGCCGCATGGGGCCTGGCCGCACCGGTGCTGATCCTGGGCGGCATGCGGGCGGGCTGGTTCACACCCACCGAGGCCGCCGTGGTGGCGGTGTTCTACGGCCTGTTCGTGGGCATGTGCATCCACCGCACGATCAAGGTGCGCGACCTGTTCCCCATCCTGCGCGAGGCGGGCGAGCTCTCGGCGGTGATCCTGCTGGTGGTGTCGCTGGCCGGCATCTTCGCGTTCTCGCTGTCCACGCTGGGCGTGATCGATCCGGTGGCCAAGGCCATCGTGAACTCGGGCCTGGGCGAATACGGCGTGATGGCGCTGTTGATCCTGCTGCTCATCACGGTGGGCATGTTCCTCGACGGCATCTCGATCTTCCTGATCTTCGTGCCGCTGCTGCTGCCCATCATGCAGCACTACCAGTGGGACCCGGTGTGGTTCGGCGTCATCCTCACGCTCAAGGTCGCCCTGGGCCAGTTCACGCCGCCGCTGGCCGTGAACCTCATGGTGTCGTGCCGCATCGCCGGCGTGCGCATGGAGTCCACCGTGCGCTGGGTGGGGCCGATGCTGCTGGCGATGTTCGTCGTCATGGTGCTGGTCATCGCCTTCCCTCAACTGGCGCTGTGGCTGCCCGCGCGGCTGGGCTACTGA
- a CDS encoding TRAP transporter small permease — MSSLPPSGPPPEGAAPAAAPTDDAPRSLRIEDWLTVIVMAALALITFANVLVRYFTNSSFAWTEEISVFLMIVLALVAGSAAVARDQHIRIEWFAEGGSAARRHALARFGALTVALLFGVIAVLSVRVVWDDYRFGETSPGIGVPQWWYSVWLPLLSALITWRAVGLFIRRGRPGRATPHKDTAA; from the coding sequence ATGTCCTCACTTCCCCCGTCCGGGCCCCCGCCCGAAGGCGCGGCACCGGCTGCCGCTCCAACCGACGACGCTCCCCGCTCCCTGCGCATCGAAGACTGGCTCACTGTGATCGTGATGGCGGCGCTCGCCCTCATCACCTTCGCCAATGTGCTGGTGCGCTACTTCACCAACTCCTCGTTCGCCTGGACCGAAGAGATCTCGGTCTTTCTCATGATCGTGCTGGCGCTGGTGGCCGGCTCCGCCGCGGTCGCGCGCGACCAGCACATCCGCATCGAATGGTTCGCCGAAGGCGGCTCGGCCGCACGCCGGCACGCGCTGGCTCGCTTCGGTGCGCTGACGGTGGCGCTGCTGTTCGGCGTGATCGCCGTGCTGAGCGTGCGGGTGGTGTGGGACGACTACCGCTTCGGCGAAACCTCCCCCGGCATCGGCGTGCCGCAGTGGTGGTATTCGGTGTGGCTGCCGCTGCTGTCCGCACTGATCACCTGGCGCGCGGTAGGCCTGTTCATCCGGCGTGGCCGCCCGGGCCGGGCGACGCCCCACAAGGACACCGCCGCATGA
- a CDS encoding LysR substrate-binding domain-containing protein: protein METKWLEDFVSLAETRSFSRSAQLRHVTQPAFSRRIQALEAWAGTDLVDRSSYPTRLTPAGKTLYEEALEMLQAMQNTRAMLRAHTSAGKDMIEFAVPHTLAFTFFPAWLSSLRERFGPVKSRLIALNVHDAVLRLVEGGCDLLIAYHHPSQPFQLDADRYEMVTLGQEILSPYSRANADGQPLFSLPGRAGEPLPYLGYAPGAYLGRVTELILKQSSTAIHLDRVYETDMAEGLKAMAVEGHGVAFLPHSAVKKELRSRRLVSAAPPGVEDLQMAMEVRAYREKPSGKETSKGIAQSLWTYLQAHSTDKPL from the coding sequence ATGGAAACCAAGTGGCTCGAGGATTTCGTCAGCCTCGCGGAAACGCGCAGCTTCAGCCGTTCAGCGCAGTTGCGTCACGTGACCCAGCCGGCGTTCTCTCGCCGCATCCAGGCGCTGGAGGCCTGGGCCGGCACCGATCTGGTGGACAGAAGCTCCTACCCGACCCGGCTCACGCCTGCGGGCAAGACGCTCTACGAAGAAGCGCTGGAGATGCTGCAGGCCATGCAGAACACCCGCGCCATGCTGCGGGCCCACACCAGCGCCGGCAAGGACATGATCGAGTTCGCGGTGCCGCACACGCTGGCCTTCACGTTCTTTCCCGCCTGGCTGTCGAGCCTGCGCGAGCGTTTCGGGCCGGTCAAGAGCCGCCTCATCGCGCTCAACGTGCACGATGCCGTGCTGCGCCTGGTGGAGGGCGGGTGCGACCTGCTGATCGCCTACCACCATCCCTCGCAGCCTTTCCAGCTCGATGCCGACCGCTACGAAATGGTGACCCTGGGCCAGGAAATCCTCTCGCCCTATTCGCGCGCCAATGCCGACGGCCAGCCGCTGTTCAGCCTGCCGGGCCGCGCGGGCGAGCCGCTTCCCTACCTGGGGTACGCACCCGGGGCGTATCTGGGCCGCGTGACGGAATTGATCCTCAAGCAGTCGAGCACGGCCATCCACCTGGACCGCGTCTATGAAACCGACATGGCCGAGGGTTTGAAGGCCATGGCCGTCGAGGGGCACGGGGTCGCTTTCCTGCCCCACAGCGCCGTCAAGAAGGAATTGCGCTCGCGCCGCCTGGTCAGTGCGGCGCCCCCGGGTGTGGAGGATCTTCAAATGGCGATGGAAGTACGGGCCTATCGCGAAAAACCGTCTGGCAAGGAAACCTCCAAGGGCATCGCCCAATCGCTTTGGACCTACCTGCAGGCCCACAGTACGGACAAGCCCCTTTGA